A genomic region of Candidatus Cloacimonadota bacterium contains the following coding sequences:
- a CDS encoding type IV toxin-antitoxin system AbiEi family antitoxin, whose protein sequence is MNSYKTLGKVSANLICKLYEENKPIFKIDDVQRILGKGYNEVTDLLSELVRRGIVTRMKPGKFLIIPQELGNTVQYIGNWYVAAKEVVNSPDYYIAFYSAMNYWGMLTQPLVKIFVATPQRQVVPQEMKNKLILVFIKNKFNWGVKEVWATRDKKVRISDLEKTIIDALAHPQYCGGITEIAKGIWLTKNKIDYTKLSNYVNKCNKNVIAKRLGYILEILDIEQQYLKDELKKYVKNHYDLFDPILPKKGIDKNHWRLIDNVGQKQILDLIWH, encoded by the coding sequence ATGAATTCCTATAAAACTTTAGGCAAAGTAAGTGCCAATTTAATTTGTAAACTTTATGAAGAGAATAAGCCTATTTTTAAAATTGATGATGTGCAGAGGATTCTTGGTAAAGGATATAATGAAGTTACAGATTTATTAAGTGAATTAGTCAGAAGAGGTATAGTTACTCGCATGAAACCAGGTAAATTTTTGATTATTCCTCAAGAATTAGGGAACACAGTGCAATATATTGGCAATTGGTACGTGGCAGCCAAAGAGGTGGTTAATTCTCCTGACTATTATATTGCTTTTTACAGTGCTATGAATTATTGGGGGATGTTGACTCAACCATTAGTTAAAATATTTGTAGCTACTCCCCAGCGGCAGGTTGTTCCTCAAGAAATGAAGAATAAATTAATTCTCGTTTTTATTAAGAATAAGTTTAACTGGGGAGTTAAAGAGGTATGGGCTACCAGAGATAAAAAGGTGAGAATTTCTGATTTAGAAAAGACCATTATTGATGCTTTAGCTCATCCTCAATATTGTGGAGGAATTACTGAGATTGCCAAAGGAATCTGGCTAACTAAAAATAAAATTGATTATACCAAATTAAGCAACTATGTTAATAAATGTAATAAGAATGTAATAGCTAAACGACTGGGGTATATATTAGAAATTCTTGATATAGAACAACAGTATTTGAAAGATGAGTTAAAGAAATATGTAAAAAATCACTATGACTTATTTGATCCTATCTTACCAAAGAAAGGAATAGATAAGAATCATTGGCGATTAATCGATAATGTAGGTCAAAAACAAATACTTGATCTAATCTGGCATTAG
- a CDS encoding Na/Pi symporter: MTPNFLVKEQPKIKKILKILLLIFLIYIFFLSIAMMGEGFKGFKGLSEGLIQNVSNPIMGLVVGILATSILQSSSTTTSIVIGLVASGILGPHSIRIAIPIIMGANIGTTITNTIVSLAHISRSDEFQNAFRAATVHDFFNIIAVVILLPLEICFHIIEKSSVALANFVVSANLKGAEFKSPVATITKPVVHLLFNSKYPDETAGFFQKLFSPQFSKFVALAIALVCLFIALKYLVKLMRLLVVDKVERFFSQTIFRNGLLALLLGLILTAIVQSSSITTSLVVPLAGAGMLTIYQVLPYTVGANIGTTVTTLLAALATGSMPALVVALSHLCFNVFGMVIIMPVKPVRHIPIRASVMLSKIIIKNKLYPILFILIVFFAIPIFILLITK; encoded by the coding sequence ATGACTCCGAATTTTTTGGTAAAGGAACAGCCAAAGATTAAGAAAATATTAAAGATTTTACTTCTTATATTTTTGATTTACATCTTCTTTCTCAGTATTGCAATGATGGGGGAGGGATTCAAGGGATTTAAGGGTTTATCAGAAGGGTTGATACAAAATGTCAGTAATCCTATTATGGGATTAGTTGTGGGGATTTTGGCTACAAGTATCTTGCAAAGTTCATCAACCACAACTTCTATCGTGATAGGTTTAGTAGCAAGTGGTATTTTAGGTCCCCATTCAATCCGCATTGCTATTCCTATAATTATGGGAGCGAATATTGGCACAACCATCACAAATACTATAGTTTCTCTCGCCCATATTTCCCGTTCTGATGAATTTCAAAATGCCTTTAGAGCTGCAACTGTTCACGATTTTTTCAACATTATAGCAGTTGTTATCCTTTTACCTCTGGAAATATGCTTTCATATAATTGAAAAGAGTTCTGTGGCTCTTGCTAATTTTGTAGTTTCTGCAAATCTGAAAGGAGCAGAGTTCAAAAGTCCTGTAGCAACAATAACTAAACCTGTTGTCCATCTTTTGTTTAATTCCAAATATCCTGATGAAACAGCCGGGTTTTTCCAGAAGCTGTTTTCTCCACAATTTTCAAAATTTGTTGCTCTGGCAATTGCATTAGTCTGTCTGTTTATTGCTTTGAAATATCTGGTAAAACTAATGCGTCTGCTTGTGGTGGACAAAGTAGAACGGTTTTTCAGCCAAACTATCTTTCGTAATGGCCTTTTAGCATTGCTGTTAGGCTTGATATTAACTGCAATTGTGCAGAGCAGTTCTATAACAACTTCTTTGGTTGTGCCTCTTGCTGGGGCTGGAATGTTGACTATTTATCAGGTTTTGCCATATACGGTTGGAGCCAATATTGGAACTACGGTTACCACCTTATTGGCAGCATTGGCAACTGGCAGCATGCCGGCTTTGGTAGTTGCACTTTCTCATCTCTGTTTTAATGTATTTGGAATGGTAATTATTATGCCTGTCAAGCCAGTTCGTCACATTCCTATTAGGGCATCAGTAATGTTATCAAAAATAATTATAAAGAATAAACTGTATCCTATTCTTTTTATTTTGATTGTTTTTTTTGCAATTCCAATTTTTATTTTGTTAATAACTAAATAA
- a CDS encoding glycine--tRNA ligase subunit alpha yields the protein MQNKLSFQQIIFSLQRFWAENGCIIRQPHDVEMGAGTFHPATFFASLSNKPIRVAYVQPTRRPKDGRYGENPNRLQYYYQFQVLVKPSPDDIQKLYLKSLEAIGTPIKEHDIRFVEDDWESPTLGAVGLGWEVWLDGMEISQFTYFQQIAGIELKSIPVELTYGLERLAMYIQQVDNFKDIAWNENVKYGEIYTQNEKEFSEFNFNAANLELLFTSFDKYEDEAQRQIEIGLIYPGYEYLLKCSHIFNLLDARGAISVTERAIYIKRIRNLAKRCAKVFLENGNLKSVEAKRKSRQVGET from the coding sequence ATGCAAAATAAATTATCATTCCAACAAATCATATTCAGTTTACAAAGATTTTGGGCTGAAAATGGATGTATTATTCGTCAACCCCATGATGTTGAAATGGGTGCGGGAACATTTCATCCCGCCACTTTTTTTGCCTCTCTATCTAACAAACCCATAAGAGTCGCTTATGTTCAGCCTACTCGTCGTCCTAAAGATGGGCGCTATGGAGAGAATCCTAACAGATTACAATACTATTATCAGTTTCAGGTTCTGGTTAAGCCATCACCAGATGATATTCAGAAATTATACTTAAAAAGTTTAGAAGCTATTGGAACTCCAATTAAGGAACACGATATCCGCTTTGTGGAAGATGATTGGGAGTCGCCAACACTTGGTGCAGTAGGGCTCGGCTGGGAAGTCTGGCTGGATGGTATGGAGATCTCACAATTTACATATTTCCAGCAGATAGCAGGCATTGAATTAAAATCTATTCCTGTGGAACTAACTTATGGTCTGGAGCGACTGGCAATGTATATTCAACAGGTAGACAATTTCAAAGATATTGCCTGGAATGAAAATGTGAAATATGGCGAGATTTATACACAAAATGAAAAAGAATTCTCTGAGTTTAATTTCAATGCAGCAAATCTTGAGTTGCTTTTTACAAGTTTTGATAAATACGAAGATGAAGCTCAGCGTCAAATAGAGATTGGACTTATATATCCTGGATACGAGTATTTACTAAAATGTTCACATATTTTTAATTTATTAGACGCTCGTGGAGCAATTAGTGTTACTGAAAGAGCAATTTATATTAAAAGAATAAGAAATCTGGCAAAAAGGTGTGCGAAAGTGTTTCTGGAAAATGGAAATTTGAAATCCGTTGAAGCAAAGCGGAAATCACGACAAGTCGGGGAAACTTGA
- a CDS encoding tetratricopeptide repeat protein, which yields MSKLINVIFIIIVVLILSCSQNATAKRSEVKDMGITISVWGFHYLDRESKSMCKYLKNDFPEVADKLPNVVVIGSKDAMKVLGKTKIVELDKEIVLSLAKKIGADISIWGQISQIGSTLFNVNFFVLDTQTEDIEFERLQVEKKKQKRLESVNLILDKAIELKKSAETKAMDIALNFYNSEQYEDAKKAFLDVLKLNPNEKTAYAYLARISAINEDYDSAISYYKQALDIEPDFIEALEGLAWTYKTNGDCEMALETYRRLAEIDTENIDYMFYAGEICQPLDDFEGAVEAFKIVLECDSTCIKACHALGILYFDNNLYDKAITYLKRVLDADVEEGEIEKKLAIAYQKTGRIEESIQQNLEILEKDSTRTAPYLNLAAAYVTQQRFDDALESLKKYIGLEPDSPVGYNRISDIYRQIKDYDKAIANAQKSAEIAPDKPEPYMLLAEIDNERGYSHYQKFIEYDKKAKDPDLSSEYTENNRLRSFHKKQSQAFFVLAKDYYVKANTLATNYFMKERLKEKLATVELLIEETKIDTFWED from the coding sequence ATGTCAAAACTGATCAATGTAATTTTTATAATAATTGTTGTCCTAATCTTATCTTGTTCGCAAAATGCGACTGCTAAAAGGAGTGAGGTTAAAGATATGGGAATAACAATCTCTGTCTGGGGATTTCATTACCTGGATAGAGAAAGCAAATCTATGTGTAAATATCTTAAAAATGATTTTCCCGAAGTGGCAGACAAACTTCCTAATGTTGTTGTAATTGGTTCAAAAGATGCTATGAAGGTACTTGGAAAAACTAAAATAGTAGAATTGGATAAAGAGATTGTTTTGAGTCTTGCTAAAAAGATTGGAGCGGACATTAGTATTTGGGGACAGATTTCTCAGATTGGGTCAACATTATTTAATGTTAATTTCTTTGTTTTAGATACGCAGACAGAAGATATTGAATTTGAAAGATTACAAGTTGAAAAGAAAAAACAGAAAAGACTTGAATCAGTAAATCTCATTCTGGACAAGGCAATTGAATTGAAAAAATCTGCTGAAACCAAGGCTATGGATATTGCTCTTAACTTCTACAATTCTGAACAATATGAAGATGCAAAAAAGGCATTTTTAGATGTTCTTAAACTTAATCCCAACGAAAAGACTGCATACGCCTATCTTGCACGAATATCAGCTATTAATGAAGATTATGACTCAGCAATATCTTATTACAAACAAGCATTAGATATTGAACCGGACTTTATTGAAGCCCTTGAAGGATTAGCATGGACTTATAAAACTAATGGTGATTGTGAAATGGCTTTAGAAACATATAGAAGATTGGCTGAAATTGATACTGAAAATATTGATTATATGTTTTATGCTGGTGAAATTTGTCAACCATTAGATGATTTTGAGGGAGCAGTTGAAGCCTTCAAAATTGTTCTGGAATGTGATTCTACTTGTATTAAGGCATGCCACGCCTTAGGAATTTTATATTTTGATAATAATCTTTACGATAAGGCAATTACTTATTTGAAGAGAGTATTAGATGCAGATGTAGAGGAAGGGGAGATTGAGAAAAAATTAGCTATTGCCTATCAAAAAACGGGGCGGATAGAAGAAAGCATACAGCAAAATTTAGAAATATTAGAAAAGGATTCTACTCGTACTGCACCATATCTAAATTTAGCAGCAGCTTATGTTACTCAACAAAGATTTGATGATGCTCTGGAATCATTAAAGAAATATATTGGTTTAGAACCAGATTCTCCAGTAGGATATAATAGAATATCAGACATTTATAGGCAAATAAAGGATTACGATAAAGCAATTGCAAATGCCCAAAAATCTGCTGAGATTGCTCCTGATAAACCAGAACCTTATATGCTCCTTGCTGAAATAGATAATGAAAGAGGTTATAGTCATTATCAAAAATTCATTGAGTACGACAAGAAAGCTAAGGATCCTGATTTGAGCTCTGAATATACTGAAAATAATAGATTAAGAAGCTTTCATAAAAAGCAGTCACAAGCATTCTTTGTTTTAGCAAAGGATTATTATGTCAAAGCCAACACATTAGCTACAAATTATTTTATGAAAGAGAGATTGAAGGAAAAATTAGCAACTGTTGAACTTCTTATTGAAGAAACCAAGATTGATACATTTTGGGAAGATTAA
- the alaS gene encoding alanine--tRNA ligase, with protein MLLSNEIRKQFIKFFADKGHEVVPSAPLIPINDPTLLFTNAGMNQFKDVFLGKGKRDYVRVVNSQKCLRAGGKHNDLEEVGKDDYHHTFFEMLGNWSFGDYYKVEAIKWAWELLTEVWQIPKDKLYATVHNNDDESFQLWQEVTDIDKDKILKFGDKYNFWEMAETGPCGPCSEIHYDRGLQHCQRIEDENHKCKINGGCGRFVEIWNLVFIQYNRLENGKLVELPKKHVDTGAGFERLVAILQNKSSNYETDLFMPIIKHLETLSDTKFEENKPAFQVIADHIRALTFAIADGVLPSNEGRGYVIRRILRRAARFGRLINLHKPSLYQLVDDIIETMGDHYPELIEKREHIILVIKSEEERFNLTLDNGIIKFNEITERLKPKKIISGKDVFKLYDTYGFPMDLTRIMADEKGLLIEEKGFNIEMGKQRVQSQKSAIFNLVTNNIKWNEFFTSEKTEFVGYEKNECQTYISKYSLDSKNNIKLVLCQTPFYAESGGQLADIGIIFNDECNIEIYDVQKENDISIHIGRLVSGKINDKEVTAKIDVKRRKDIARNHTATHLLHAALREILGTHLHQKGSLVPPDRLRFDFTHFKAIDKNELDMVEKIVNEKIRESLPVNIYYDAIENARKQGAMALFGEKYEKRVRVIEIDNYSIELCGGIHCKNTGEIGLFRILSESSISAGVRRIEALTGKHAYNYSKKEETILNEIQSQFNCSINDIIKKTKKMASENKELKKQLEKFEMDHIKRTVDKLIENAKLIDKIKIVAGEVKVKDNQLLRQSADYLKDKINRGIGILGANIDDKASLICIVTPNLQKQFHAGKIVNKVAELIGGKGGGRPDMAMAGGKDVGKIKNAIAKAPEIIKEF; from the coding sequence ATGCTTTTAAGTAACGAAATTAGAAAGCAGTTTATCAAATTTTTTGCAGATAAAGGTCACGAAGTAGTTCCATCAGCACCACTAATTCCTATTAATGACCCTACCTTGCTCTTTACTAATGCTGGTATGAATCAGTTCAAGGATGTGTTTCTGGGAAAAGGAAAAAGGGACTATGTTCGCGTAGTGAATAGTCAAAAATGTCTGCGTGCTGGAGGAAAGCATAATGACCTGGAAGAAGTGGGAAAAGATGACTATCATCATACATTTTTTGAAATGCTGGGCAATTGGTCGTTTGGTGACTACTATAAAGTTGAAGCTATCAAATGGGCTTGGGAACTTCTTACAGAAGTCTGGCAGATTCCAAAAGATAAACTTTATGCTACAGTGCATAACAACGATGACGAATCATTCCAACTCTGGCAGGAAGTCACTGATATTGACAAAGATAAAATTTTAAAGTTTGGTGATAAGTACAATTTCTGGGAAATGGCAGAAACTGGACCTTGCGGTCCTTGCTCAGAAATTCATTATGACAGAGGTTTACAACATTGCCAAAGAATTGAAGATGAAAATCATAAATGCAAGATAAATGGTGGATGTGGAAGATTTGTTGAAATCTGGAATCTTGTTTTTATCCAATATAACCGTCTTGAAAATGGCAAATTAGTAGAGCTTCCCAAAAAGCATGTGGATACTGGCGCAGGATTTGAACGACTTGTTGCTATCCTCCAAAACAAATCCTCTAATTATGAAACTGACCTTTTTATGCCAATTATTAAACATCTTGAAACTCTATCTGATACAAAATTTGAAGAGAACAAACCAGCATTTCAAGTAATTGCTGACCATATCAGGGCACTTACTTTTGCAATTGCTGATGGAGTTCTTCCGTCTAATGAAGGAAGAGGTTATGTTATTCGTCGCATCTTACGAAGAGCTGCAAGATTTGGCAGACTGATAAATCTACATAAACCCTCCCTTTATCAACTTGTTGATGATATTATTGAAACTATGGGAGACCATTATCCAGAACTGATTGAAAAAAGAGAGCACATAATATTAGTAATCAAATCTGAAGAGGAACGTTTTAATCTGACTTTAGACAATGGAATTATAAAATTCAATGAAATCACAGAAAGGCTAAAACCTAAGAAAATAATCTCTGGCAAAGATGTTTTCAAATTGTATGATACTTATGGCTTCCCGATGGATTTAACAAGAATTATGGCAGACGAAAAGGGACTTCTGATAGAGGAAAAAGGTTTTAACATTGAAATGGGTAAACAACGAGTGCAATCTCAAAAATCAGCTATATTCAATCTTGTTACTAATAATATCAAATGGAACGAATTCTTCACATCCGAAAAAACAGAGTTTGTGGGGTATGAAAAAAATGAATGCCAAACCTATATTTCAAAATATTCTTTGGATAGCAAAAATAATATAAAATTAGTTCTATGCCAAACCCCATTTTATGCAGAATCAGGCGGACAGCTTGCTGATATAGGCATAATTTTCAACGATGAATGCAATATTGAAATCTATGATGTGCAAAAAGAGAATGATATTTCTATTCATATTGGTAGATTGGTGTCAGGGAAAATCAATGACAAAGAAGTTACTGCAAAGATAGATGTTAAACGAAGAAAGGACATTGCAAGAAATCATACAGCCACCCATCTTCTTCATGCTGCTTTAAGAGAAATTTTAGGAACACATCTTCACCAAAAAGGCTCGTTAGTTCCTCCTGACAGATTGCGTTTTGACTTTACACACTTCAAAGCAATTGATAAAAATGAGCTTGATATGGTAGAAAAAATTGTTAATGAGAAAATTCGGGAAAGTCTGCCTGTAAATATCTATTATGATGCCATTGAAAATGCCAGGAAACAAGGAGCAATGGCTCTTTTCGGTGAGAAATATGAAAAAAGAGTAAGAGTAATTGAAATAGACAATTATTCTATAGAACTCTGTGGTGGAATTCATTGCAAAAATACTGGAGAAATTGGATTATTCAGAATTTTATCTGAAAGTTCTATCTCCGCCGGTGTACGCCGAATAGAAGCTCTAACCGGAAAACACGCATACAATTATTCTAAAAAAGAAGAAACAATACTGAATGAAATTCAATCACAATTTAATTGTTCAATAAATGATATTATAAAAAAAACCAAAAAAATGGCCTCGGAAAATAAAGAGTTGAAAAAACAACTTGAGAAATTTGAAATGGACCACATAAAAAGAACAGTGGACAAACTTATTGAAAATGCGAAATTAATTGATAAAATAAAAATTGTAGCTGGAGAAGTAAAAGTTAAAGACAATCAGCTGTTGCGTCAATCAGCAGATTATTTAAAGGATAAAATCAACCGAGGAATTGGCATTTTGGGTGCAAACATTGACGATAAAGCATCCCTTATTTGCATAGTAACTCCAAACTTACAAAAGCAATTTCATGCAGGAAAAATTGTGAATAAGGTGGCAGAACTGATTGGCGGCAAAGGTGGCGGTAGACCAGATATGGCAATGGCTGGTGGAAAAGATGTAGGCAAGATTAAAAATGCAATTGCGAAAGCGCCAGAAATAATAAAAGAATTTTAG
- a CDS encoding ATP-binding protein translates to MTLVLMIVVFIWAFVNLLGLGRASDAILKENYKSILAAENMIDAIERQDSGVLLFSLGYEDEGLNQYRKNESLFLQWFARAKDNITIEDEDKIINTIERVYSSYLVNFSELRRVYQTTPERTSAFYHETVLPSFKSVRDACVRLREINQETMFKASDYARNISTTSTLSMVIIGIVALCIGLGFSLLLSNLFVRPLRQIMEATQKIAEGNYDVEISTSSSDELGRLAGEFNAMARKLKAYHRLNIKQIVAEKRKSEAIIQSIDDGIVVVDAEFKVTGINPTAAEVFGIEPDKAQGGHFLEVVKSDQLFNYVKQTVQSGQSPPIEEGKNVFIVQQGERQYHYQFSITPVLAKDGSMLGVVLLLRDVTRLKELDRLKSEFVMSASHELRTPLMSIGMSIDLLQETAMEKINEREQQLLSAAHEDLQRLKALVNDLLDLSRIEAGKMDIEFNRVLVPILFEKAVAVLKSQADEKSVELSFEVPEGLPYVKVDPNKITWVLTNLISNALRYTDSGGHIRLFAEQIGPHVHISVNDDGSGIPYEYQSKIFNKFVRVKSDREVEGSGLGLAICREIVRAHGGIIWVDSIPGEGSTFTFTLPVAK, encoded by the coding sequence ATGACTCTCGTTCTGATGATTGTGGTTTTCATATGGGCGTTTGTCAATCTGCTCGGTTTGGGCAGGGCCAGCGATGCCATCCTGAAGGAAAACTATAAGAGTATTCTGGCGGCTGAGAATATGATAGATGCTATTGAGCGGCAGGATAGCGGGGTACTCCTTTTTAGCCTCGGTTACGAAGATGAGGGGTTGAACCAGTACAGGAAAAACGAAAGCCTGTTTTTACAGTGGTTTGCTCGGGCAAAAGATAATATTACCATTGAGGATGAAGACAAAATTATCAACACTATTGAAAGAGTATACTCGTCCTATCTGGTTAATTTCTCCGAGCTCAGACGGGTCTATCAAACCACTCCAGAAAGGACATCTGCATTCTATCATGAAACTGTCCTCCCGTCGTTCAAGTCGGTCCGAGATGCGTGTGTTCGCCTGCGGGAGATTAACCAAGAGACGATGTTCAAAGCCAGTGACTACGCGCGGAACATTTCCACGACATCCACCTTGTCTATGGTCATAATCGGTATTGTTGCCCTATGCATAGGATTGGGATTTAGTCTGCTGTTGTCAAATCTTTTTGTGAGACCACTTCGGCAGATTATGGAGGCGACACAAAAGATCGCTGAGGGCAACTACGATGTTGAAATCTCTACCAGTTCCTCTGACGAACTTGGGCGTCTTGCTGGTGAGTTTAATGCGATGGCGCGGAAACTGAAGGCATACCATCGTCTAAACATAAAACAGATTGTAGCGGAAAAGCGAAAGAGTGAGGCTATCATCCAGAGCATAGATGACGGCATCGTAGTTGTGGACGCCGAATTCAAGGTAACTGGCATCAATCCAACAGCAGCTGAAGTCTTTGGTATCGAGCCTGATAAGGCGCAGGGTGGGCATTTTCTGGAGGTGGTCAAGAGTGACCAACTCTTTAACTATGTGAAGCAAACGGTCCAATCTGGCCAGTCCCCTCCCATTGAGGAAGGCAAGAATGTCTTCATAGTGCAACAAGGTGAAAGACAATACCATTACCAATTTTCAATTACTCCTGTGCTTGCAAAGGATGGCTCTATGCTGGGGGTAGTGTTACTCTTACGTGATGTTACCAGGCTCAAAGAGCTTGACCGCCTTAAGAGCGAGTTCGTTATGTCAGCATCTCATGAGCTGCGGACCCCCTTGATGAGCATTGGTATGAGTATTGATCTCCTTCAGGAAACCGCTATGGAGAAGATTAACGAAAGAGAGCAACAACTTCTTTCGGCTGCCCACGAGGATTTGCAGCGACTTAAAGCCCTTGTTAACGACCTATTGGACCTCTCCAGAATTGAAGCAGGCAAGATGGATATAGAATTCAACCGTGTTCTCGTCCCTATACTGTTTGAAAAGGCTGTTGCGGTTTTGAAGTCCCAGGCAGACGAAAAATCGGTTGAACTTTCTTTTGAAGTCCCGGAAGGGTTGCCTTATGTGAAGGTAGATCCCAACAAAATAACATGGGTTTTAACCAATCTAATTTCTAATGCATTGCGTTATACTGATAGCGGAGGGCATATTCGACTTTTCGCTGAACAGATTGGTCCCCATGTTCACATTTCGGTCAACGATGATGGTTCTGGTATTCCATATGAATACCAATCCAAAATTTTTAATAAGTTTGTGCGTGTCAAAAGCGACAGGGAAGTTGAAGGCAGTGGGCTTGGATTGGCTATTTGCAGAGAGATTGTCCGCGCTCATGGAGGTATCATTTGGGTAGACTCAATCCCAGGAGAAGGAAGTACCTTTACCTTTACGCTCCCGGTTGCAAAATAA
- a CDS encoding response regulator — MKNKSVLIVDDEKNIRLTIAQSLVSMELETDTAVNGEEALTKLKEKEFGLILLDLKMPGMNGMEVLRNVREIRPDIRVIIITAYGTIESAVEAMKLGAVDFIQKPFAPREIRKLVSQVLDRDKIDEQKVSDYTSHIELAKRCVGDRHFDAATEHVREAISLDPARPEAFNLLGALMEIQGDVLEAQKNYRTALTLDPIYEPAIKNLDRSTSWKPEGDIILGGDKRKEEKRKER, encoded by the coding sequence ATGAAAAACAAATCAGTTCTAATAGTGGATGATGAAAAAAATATTCGTCTGACTATAGCACAGTCACTTGTATCTATGGAACTGGAAACAGACACCGCGGTGAATGGAGAGGAAGCACTTACCAAGCTCAAGGAAAAGGAATTTGGATTGATTCTTTTGGATCTCAAAATGCCGGGGATGAATGGCATGGAAGTGCTTCGCAATGTCCGGGAGATTCGACCTGACATCCGTGTCATCATCATTACCGCTTATGGCACTATTGAATCAGCAGTAGAGGCTATGAAACTTGGTGCGGTGGACTTTATACAGAAGCCATTTGCTCCAAGGGAGATTCGGAAATTGGTATCGCAAGTGCTCGACAGAGATAAAATCGACGAGCAAAAAGTGTCCGATTATACATCACATATTGAACTTGCCAAGAGGTGCGTTGGAGACAGGCATTTTGATGCTGCCACGGAGCATGTGCGGGAGGCTATTTCCTTGGACCCCGCGCGCCCAGAGGCATTCAACCTGCTTGGTGCACTTATGGAGATTCAAGGGGATGTTCTTGAAGCCCAGAAGAACTATCGGACAGCTCTAACGCTCGACCCCATATACGAACCTGCAATAAAAAACCTTGACCGTTCCACAAGTTGGAAACCAGAGGGAGACATAATTCTCGGGGGAGACAAAAGGAAAGAAGAAAAGAGGAAGGAGAGATAA
- a CDS encoding TrkA family potassium uptake protein — MSPNQKLFIVIVGCGRLGSYLANRLSSEGHSIVIVDINESAFDALSAEYSGFRVEGDATELAVLKQAKIDKADLVIAATREDNINLMVAQVAKKLFRVPRVMARVFETKREKIYRDFGIETICPTLIAGDVLLESLMKLSVITEKGGRQ, encoded by the coding sequence ATGTCACCTAATCAGAAGCTCTTCATAGTCATTGTGGGTTGTGGGCGTTTGGGCTCATATCTTGCCAACAGACTGAGTAGTGAGGGTCACAGTATAGTGATCGTTGACATCAATGAGTCTGCCTTTGATGCGCTTTCCGCCGAATACAGTGGATTTCGGGTCGAAGGAGATGCCACGGAACTCGCCGTGCTGAAGCAGGCTAAGATAGATAAAGCAGATCTGGTCATTGCCGCAACACGGGAGGACAACATCAACTTGATGGTTGCCCAGGTTGCTAAAAAGCTCTTCCGTGTACCGCGGGTTATGGCACGAGTGTTTGAAACGAAACGAGAGAAGATTTACCGAGACTTCGGCATAGAGACCATTTGCCCAACGTTGATTGCGGGCGATGTACTCTTGGAATCGCTTATGAAATTGTCAGTCATCACGGAGAAAGGGGGCCGACAATGA
- a CDS encoding NAD-binding protein, protein MNILIVGGGKVVYFLCRTFLSKGYKVTVINRDQDECTWLARRLKVTVVYGDGSDSQILEEAGADAADAVLAVTPNDQDNLEICQLADLRFRVQRTLALVNDPDNEEVFRQLGITAAFSTTRILSSLIEQRAGFEEITNLIPASEGKVNITEVVLKETSPVVGQPLIDIALPENSLVASILREGQAIIPRGTTVLQDGDHLIVISLPENLGQVLKALTGNMK, encoded by the coding sequence ATGAATATTCTCATTGTAGGCGGAGGAAAGGTGGTTTACTTCCTTTGCCGCACCTTCCTTTCTAAAGGTTACAAAGTCACTGTGATAAACCGCGATCAGGATGAGTGCACCTGGCTGGCGCGGCGTCTAAAGGTAACTGTTGTATATGGTGACGGGAGCGATTCTCAAATCCTGGAGGAAGCGGGAGCTGACGCTGCGGATGCCGTGCTGGCGGTAACCCCCAATGATCAGGATAACCTCGAAATTTGCCAACTGGCGGACCTGCGCTTCCGTGTCCAGCGGACGCTGGCATTGGTCAACGATCCTGACAATGAAGAGGTCTTCCGACAGCTGGGAATTACAGCCGCTTTTTCTACGACGCGCATTCTGTCGAGCCTGATAGAACAAAGAGCCGGTTTTGAAGAAATCACCAACCTGATCCCTGCCAGCGAAGGGAAGGTAAATATCACGGAGGTCGTGCTGAAAGAGACCTCCCCCGTGGTTGGACAGCCACTTATCGATATTGCATTGCCGGAGAATTCCCTTGTAGCATCTATCCTGCGCGAGGGACAAGCGATTATACCCAGAGGAACCACTGTGCTCCAGGATGGGGATCACCTTATTGTCATCTCATTGCCGGAAAACCTCGGACAGGTGCTTAAGGCACTTACCGGGAATATGAAGTAA